In one window of Haemophilus parainfluenzae DNA:
- the glpK gene encoding glycerol kinase GlpK: MTDKKYIIALDQGTTSSRAVLLDHDANVVEIAQREFTQIYPRAGWVEHNPMEIWATQSSTLNEVVAKAGITSDEIAAIGITNQRETTIVWEKATGTPVYNAIVWQCRRTADITDKLKADGHEEYIRNTTGLVVDPYFSGTKVKWILDNVEGAREKAERGELLFGTVDTWLVWKLTQGRAHVTDYTNASRTMLFNIHTKKWDDKMLELLNIPRSMLPEVRNSSEVYGQTNIGGKGGVRIPVAGIAGDQQAALYGHLCTHAGQAKNTYGTGCFMLLHTGDKAITSKNGLLTTIACNAKGEPEYALEGSVFIAGASIQWLRDELKIVHDSNDTEYFAQKVPDSNGVYVVPAFTGLGAPYWDPYARGAIFGLSRGANRNHIVRATLESIAYQTRDVLEAMQSDSNQRLQYLRVDGGATNNNFLMQFQADILDVNVERPVVKEVTALGAAYLAGLAVGFWKDLDELHDKARVERTFTPDNDDEKRQRRYKGWKKAVKRSLEWAKEDAE, encoded by the coding sequence ATGACAGACAAAAAATATATCATCGCTTTAGATCAAGGCACCACAAGTTCCCGCGCAGTATTATTAGATCATGATGCAAATGTTGTCGAAATTGCCCAACGTGAATTTACACAAATTTATCCACGCGCAGGCTGGGTGGAACATAATCCAATGGAAATTTGGGCAACACAAAGTTCAACATTAAACGAAGTCGTTGCAAAAGCAGGCATTACCTCTGACGAAATCGCAGCAATTGGTATTACTAACCAACGTGAAACCACCATCGTATGGGAAAAAGCAACCGGCACACCGGTTTATAACGCGATTGTGTGGCAATGTCGTCGTACTGCCGATATTACTGACAAACTGAAAGCGGATGGTCATGAAGAATATATCCGCAACACCACAGGTTTAGTGGTGGACCCCTATTTCTCGGGTACAAAAGTAAAATGGATTTTAGACAATGTAGAAGGCGCGCGCGAAAAAGCGGAACGTGGCGAGCTTCTATTTGGTACCGTCGATACCTGGCTTGTGTGGAAATTAACCCAAGGGCGTGCTCACGTAACGGATTACACCAACGCATCCCGTACCATGTTATTTAATATTCATACAAAAAAATGGGATGACAAAATGTTGGAATTATTAAATATTCCACGTTCTATGTTACCTGAAGTCCGTAATTCTTCAGAAGTGTATGGTCAAACCAACATCGGGGGTAAAGGTGGCGTACGTATTCCTGTTGCGGGTATTGCAGGTGACCAACAAGCGGCACTTTACGGTCATCTATGCACACACGCAGGCCAAGCGAAAAATACCTATGGTACAGGCTGCTTTATGCTGCTACACACTGGTGATAAAGCTATTACCTCTAAAAATGGCCTATTAACCACCATCGCTTGTAACGCCAAAGGTGAACCTGAATACGCACTTGAAGGTTCTGTATTTATTGCAGGTGCTTCCATTCAATGGTTACGTGATGAACTTAAAATCGTTCATGACAGCAACGACACTGAGTACTTTGCTCAAAAAGTCCCAGACAGTAACGGTGTGTACGTTGTTCCTGCCTTCACTGGTTTAGGCGCACCATATTGGGATCCGTATGCTCGAGGAGCTATTTTCGGTCTTTCTCGTGGTGCAAACCGTAATCATATTGTACGAGCAACCCTTGAATCAATCGCTTATCAAACCCGTGACGTATTGGAGGCCATGCAATCTGATTCGAATCAACGCCTACAATATTTACGTGTTGATGGGGGGGCAACTAACAATAACTTCTTGATGCAATTCCAAGCAGATATTTTAGATGTGAATGTTGAACGACCTGTCGTAAAAGAAGTGACCGCACTAGGTGCTGCTTATCTTGCCGGTCTTGCGGTTGGTTTTTGGAAAGACCTCGATGAACTTCACGACAAAGCACGTGTAGAACGAACTTTTACGCCTGATAACGATGATGAAAAACGTCAACGTCGGTATAAAGGTTGGAAAAAAGCTGTTAAACGCTCATTAGAATGGGCAAAAGAAGATGCGGAATAA
- a CDS encoding MIP/aquaporin family protein, translating into MNAYFAELFGTALLILLGNGVVANVCLNKTKGQSSGWIVITTAWAFAVYVAVVVTGPYSGAHLNPAVTLGVAMKGAFAWELVPGYIAAQVVGGMVGALLVYILYKDHFAATEEEGLKRACFCTEPAIRNYPINLVNEIVGTFVLVFVIFYLAGANITLPGTAESTPIGLGSIGALPVAILVWAIGLSLGGTTGYAINPARDLGPRLTLGLFLGGTLKTKADWRYSWVPVVGPFIGAALAAVFYNVIM; encoded by the coding sequence ATGAATGCCTATTTTGCAGAATTATTTGGCACAGCACTTTTAATCCTGTTAGGTAACGGTGTGGTGGCTAACGTATGCTTAAATAAAACGAAAGGGCAAAGTTCTGGTTGGATTGTGATTACTACCGCGTGGGCATTTGCGGTGTATGTAGCGGTTGTTGTAACGGGACCTTATAGTGGGGCACACTTAAATCCTGCGGTAACACTTGGTGTGGCAATGAAAGGGGCATTTGCTTGGGAATTGGTACCAGGCTACATCGCAGCACAAGTAGTGGGCGGCATGGTAGGTGCGTTGTTGGTTTACATTCTCTATAAAGATCACTTTGCAGCAACCGAAGAAGAGGGCTTAAAACGCGCTTGTTTTTGTACTGAACCAGCAATTCGTAACTATCCAATCAACTTAGTAAACGAAATTGTTGGTACCTTTGTGCTTGTCTTTGTGATTTTCTATCTTGCTGGAGCAAATATTACCTTACCAGGCACAGCAGAAAGCACGCCAATTGGTTTAGGTTCTATCGGGGCATTACCCGTAGCGATTTTAGTTTGGGCAATTGGATTAAGTTTAGGTGGTACAACAGGTTATGCGATCAATCCAGCCCGAGATCTTGGTCCACGCTTAACCTTAGGTCTCTTCCTTGGTGGTACATTAAAAACTAAAGCTGACTGGAGATACAGTTGGGTTCCGGTTGTAGGTCCATTTATCGGGGCAGCTTTAGCTGCAGTATTCTATAATGTCATTATGTAA
- a CDS encoding amino acid ABC transporter ATP-binding protein: MLKVTNIQKSFNGHPVLKGIDFEINKGEVVAILGPSGSGKTTFLRCLNLLERPEKGVLAFTDGSLTIDFSKKISKSDELKLRRRSSMVFQQYNLFPHRTALENVMEGMVVVQKQPKEIAHEKALALLEKVGLKAKADLYPSQLSGGQQQRVGIARALAVKPDIILLDEPTSALDPELVGEVLQALKMLAQEGWTMIIVTHELNFAKDVADRVILMENGHIVEQNTAAEFFSHPQQERTKQFLLQAKMPIEFEDYCI, translated from the coding sequence ATGTTAAAAGTCACGAATATTCAGAAAAGTTTTAATGGCCACCCTGTGTTAAAAGGCATTGATTTTGAAATTAATAAAGGTGAAGTGGTTGCCATTCTGGGTCCGTCAGGTTCAGGCAAAACCACTTTTTTACGCTGTTTAAATTTGCTCGAACGCCCGGAAAAAGGGGTATTAGCATTTACCGATGGAAGCTTAACTATTGATTTCAGCAAAAAGATCAGCAAATCCGATGAATTAAAATTACGTCGTCGTTCCTCAATGGTGTTCCAACAATATAATCTATTTCCCCACCGCACGGCACTTGAAAATGTGATGGAAGGAATGGTGGTTGTGCAAAAACAACCAAAAGAGATTGCACATGAAAAAGCCTTGGCATTATTGGAAAAAGTTGGTTTGAAAGCAAAAGCGGATTTATATCCCTCTCAACTTTCTGGTGGTCAACAGCAACGTGTAGGAATTGCCCGAGCTTTAGCAGTTAAACCCGATATTATCTTATTAGATGAGCCCACTTCTGCCCTCGATCCGGAGCTCGTTGGTGAAGTGTTACAGGCACTCAAAATGCTTGCACAAGAAGGTTGGACAATGATTATCGTCACCCATGAATTGAATTTTGCCAAAGATGTGGCAGATCGTGTGATTCTTATGGAAAATGGTCATATTGTTGAACAAAATACCGCGGCTGAATTCTTCAGTCATCCACAGCAAGAGCGTACTAAACAATTCTTATTGCAGGCTAAAATGCCAATCGAATTTGAAGATTATTGTATTTAA
- a CDS encoding amino acid ABC transporter permease, with protein MTLLNNWLASLPFMTAERADYVISSFWPMMEGAILYTIPLAVISFFCGLFIAVIVAVICTLPHPNLMTKILQGICRTYISIIRGTPMLVQIFIIFYGLPEVGIKLEPFPTAIIAFSINIGAYAAETVRASILAIPKGQWEASYAIGMNYTQAFVRTIMPQALRISVPSLSNTFISTVKDTSLASLVWIAELFRVAQNITAENYEFILIYSEAALIYWVFCFVLSMGQTRLEKRLSRHL; from the coding sequence ATGACATTACTCAATAATTGGTTAGCAAGCCTTCCATTTATGACCGCAGAACGAGCTGATTATGTAATCAGCTCGTTTTGGCCTATGATGGAAGGGGCAATTTTATATACGATTCCCCTAGCGGTAATTTCCTTCTTTTGCGGTTTATTCATTGCTGTTATTGTGGCTGTGATTTGCACATTACCGCATCCCAATTTAATGACCAAAATTCTGCAGGGCATTTGCCGCACTTATATTTCAATTATTCGTGGTACGCCAATGTTGGTGCAGATCTTCATTATTTTCTACGGTTTACCTGAAGTTGGCATCAAACTTGAGCCTTTCCCAACTGCAATTATTGCATTCTCCATTAATATTGGTGCTTATGCCGCAGAAACAGTGAGAGCCTCCATTCTTGCTATTCCTAAAGGTCAATGGGAAGCTTCTTATGCGATAGGCATGAATTACACACAAGCTTTCGTGCGTACCATTATGCCGCAAGCTTTACGTATTTCCGTCCCTTCACTATCAAACACATTTATTAGCACGGTGAAAGATACTTCTCTTGCTTCACTCGTTTGGATAGCTGAATTATTCCGTGTGGCGCAAAACATCACGGCTGAAAACTACGAATTTATTTTAATTTATAGTGAAGCGGCTCTCATTTATTGGGTATTCTGTTTTGTGCTATCGATGGGACAAACACGTTTAGAAAAACGTCTTTCTCGCCATTTATAA
- a CDS encoding amino acid ABC transporter substrate-binding protein, with amino-acid sequence MKKSFFSTALLAAGLALSTFANAGEIADRVEQTKTLLVGTEGTYAPFTFHDKDGKLTGFDVEIIENVAQKLGWKVEFKETAWDGMYAGLNAKRFDVIANQTNPSPERLKKYDYSAPYNYSAGVIVTKADNDSIKSFPDLKGKKSAQSATSNWSKDARANGAIIVTVDSLAQNLEAVKQGRVDATVNDKLAVLDYFKKQPNAGLKIAVESDKKIPTGFAFLKGEEPLIAKVNQALEELRKDGTLKQISIKWFGDDITQ; translated from the coding sequence ATGAAAAAATCATTTTTTAGCACCGCACTTTTAGCGGCTGGATTAGCTCTTTCTACTTTTGCTAACGCAGGTGAAATTGCTGATCGCGTTGAACAAACTAAAACCTTATTAGTCGGTACTGAGGGAACTTACGCACCATTCACTTTCCACGACAAAGATGGCAAGTTAACGGGTTTTGATGTGGAAATTATCGAAAATGTCGCACAAAAATTAGGTTGGAAAGTCGAATTCAAAGAAACCGCTTGGGACGGTATGTATGCAGGTTTAAACGCAAAACGCTTTGATGTTATTGCAAACCAAACCAATCCAAGCCCAGAACGTTTAAAAAAATATGATTACAGTGCACCTTATAACTACTCTGCTGGTGTAATCGTGACGAAAGCTGATAACGATAGCATTAAATCATTCCCTGATTTAAAAGGTAAAAAATCTGCACAATCTGCAACTAGTAACTGGAGCAAAGATGCTCGTGCTAATGGTGCAATTATTGTAACCGTTGATAGCTTGGCGCAAAACCTTGAAGCAGTAAAACAAGGTCGTGTTGACGCAACTGTAAATGATAAACTCGCGGTGTTAGATTACTTCAAAAAACAACCTAATGCAGGCTTAAAAATTGCTGTAGAAAGTGATAAAAAAATCCCGACCGGTTTTGCTTTCTTGAAAGGTGAAGAACCGCTTATTGCGAAAGTAAACCAAGCACTTGAAGAACTACGCAAAGACGGAACGTTAAAACAAATTTCAATCAAATGGTTTGGCGATGACATTACTCAATAA
- the cysK gene encoding cysteine synthase A → MTIYADNSYSIGNTPLVRLKHFGHNGNVIVKIEGRNPSFSVKCRIGANMIWQAEKDGILTAGKEIVDATSGNTGIALAYVAAARGYKITLTMPETMSLERKRLLRGLGVNLVLTEGSKGMKGAIAKAEEIVASNPNHYVMLKQFENPANPDIHRQTTGEEIWKDTEGKVDVVVAGVGTGGTITGISRAIKLDHGKKITSVAVEPTESPVISQTLAGQEVKPGPHKIQGIGAGFIPKNLDLSLIDRVETVDSDTAIATARRLMAEEGILAGISSGAAVAVADRLAKLPEFQDKLIVAILPSASERYLSTALFEGIEA, encoded by the coding sequence ATGACAATTTATGCAGATAACTCATACTCAATCGGTAATACGCCATTAGTTCGTTTAAAACATTTCGGACACAATGGTAACGTTATCGTAAAAATTGAAGGTCGTAACCCTAGCTTTAGCGTGAAATGCCGTATTGGTGCCAACATGATCTGGCAAGCGGAAAAAGATGGCATTTTAACGGCAGGAAAAGAAATTGTTGATGCGACTAGTGGTAACACTGGTATTGCTTTAGCTTATGTAGCTGCTGCGCGCGGTTATAAAATCACCTTAACCATGCCTGAAACCATGAGTCTTGAACGTAAACGTTTATTACGTGGTTTAGGCGTCAATCTTGTGCTCACTGAAGGCTCAAAAGGGATGAAAGGTGCAATCGCTAAAGCAGAAGAAATTGTGGCGTCTAATCCAAATCATTATGTGATGCTAAAACAATTTGAAAACCCGGCTAACCCTGACATTCACCGTCAAACTACTGGTGAAGAAATTTGGAAAGATACGGAAGGTAAAGTCGATGTTGTGGTTGCTGGTGTGGGTACCGGTGGTACAATTACCGGTATTTCTCGTGCGATCAAACTCGATCACGGTAAAAAAATTACCTCTGTGGCGGTTGAACCAACAGAATCACCTGTTATTAGCCAAACCCTTGCAGGCCAAGAAGTAAAACCAGGTCCACACAAAATTCAAGGTATCGGTGCGGGCTTCATTCCGAAAAACTTAGATTTATCATTAATTGATCGCGTGGAAACTGTAGATAGCGATACTGCGATTGCTACCGCTCGCCGTTTAATGGCTGAAGAAGGGATTCTTGCGGGTATTTCCTCTGGAGCCGCTGTGGCAGTAGCTGACCGCTTAGCAAAACTACCAGAATTCCAAGATAAATTAATCGTCGCGATCTTACCTTCTGCATCAGAACGTTATTTAAGTACGGCGTTATTTGAAGGAATTGAGGCTTAG